One window from the genome of Lathamus discolor isolate bLatDis1 chromosome 24, bLatDis1.hap1, whole genome shotgun sequence encodes:
- the LOC136003882 gene encoding loricrin-like, with the protein MVQKLKQNGPNLGFDFFLFQIYHYLRGRMRCGRRNRGYSNEISSHHGFPNIQGHGSFFCGGEGSVTYSRGASSFEPMPTSSTYSVSGGYRCSGDGSVVISSGDSGGTGWGVAGGTVPVYGAGRGIGYGSEDSCRNITGNSGGGSGCHSERMGITAGEGCGYGYDASPRCIPGAGGGSGHYSEGSGYSTGGYSGPELSCGGVGSSQAMQHKCPVVVPDIEAQQSKQSNHWPPSQKK; encoded by the coding sequence ATGGTACAAAAATTGAAGCAAAATGGTCCAAATTTGGGGTTTgactttttcctgtttcagattTACCACTACCTCCGAGGGAGAATGAGATGTGGCCGGCGGAACAGGGGCTACAGCAATGAGATATCCTCGCACCACGGATTCCCAAACATCCAGGGACATGGCTCCTTCTTCTGTGGTGGGGAAGGCTCGGTCACGTACAGCCGGGGAGCTTCATCCTTCGAGCCCATGCCGACATCATCTACCTATAGTGTATCAGGGGGGTACAGATGTAGCGGTGATGGATCTGTTGTAATATCCAGTGGTGACAGTGGGGGGACTGGCTGGGGAGTTGCAGGGGGGACAGTCCCTGTCTATGGTGCAGGGCGAGGAATAGGGTATGGCAGTGAGGACTCATGCAGGAACATCACTGGCAACTCAGGTGGAGGATCTGGCTGCCACAGTGAGAGAATGGGCATCACTGCGGGAGAAGGTTGTGGATACGGATACGATGCATCACCGAGATGCATCCCAGGGGCAGGTGGTGGATCAGGGCATTATAGCGAGGGATCGGGCTATAGCACGGGGGGATACTCAGGCCCAGAGCTCAGCTGTGGAGGTGTTGGGTCCTCCCAGGCCATGCAGCACAAATGTCCCGTGGTGGTTCCTGACATTGAGGCCCAGCAGAGCAAGCAGAGCAACCACTGGCCCCCGAGCCAGAAGAAGTGA